The stretch of DNA ttccagttccatccagaGCTATgtagacactatctcaaaaacaaaaacaaaataaaaaactcaaaagaacCTTTATCAGAAAAACTTCTTATTACCACTATGCGCACTAATGGCCACACTCCTTGCACACACAGCCATGCTGTGCACTAATGGCCATACTCCCTGCATACACAGCCACGATGTGCACAAATGGCCACACTCCCTGCACACACGGCCACGATGTGTACAAATGGCCATACTCCCTGCACACACAGCCATGATGTGCACAAATGGCCATACTCCCTGCACACACAGCCATGTTGTGCACAAATGGCCACACTCCCTGCACACACGGCCAGATTCCTGCCCGCTGCCTCTCTTTGTGTACGAGTCGCTGGTTGATCATTAAATGGGTGATCCAGCCCCTCTAGAACCTTCAGTGACATCAGCAGCATTTCACGATGGCCCGTCCACCTTCTACCCTGTCATCTCCCTCCTGCTGTATGAGGAGCATACAGCATACAGCAACTCTCTGGTCCTAGAGTTGGAATGGCTTTCCCTCACAGGTGTCAGTGACGTTCGAAGATGTGGCCGTGCTCTTTACTCGGGATGAGTGGAAGAAGCTGGACCACTCTCAGAGAAGCCTGTACCGGGAGGTGATGCTGGAGAACTACAGCAACCTGGCCTCCCTGGGTAAGGGCGTTCGTTCCCTGTGGGCGTAGATTCAGAATGAGACCTAGCACCGCCTCCCCTGAATGAAAGCTGTGGTTATTAAAACACCCTAACTGGGTTTTGCTATAGGGCTGTACAGATCAGATCTCTATAAATACTAGAACTGTTTGCCACTTGCAGGTGTTTAAGTGCCCAAAATAAGAGAACAAAGGGGGCTGATACTGTCTGTAGTTTGACAGTAGAAATCCTTTTCAGGGTTGaaactgcattttcttattatatttattctgtgCGGCCTGTAAGCAGACTTCCCTCAACCCTCCTTCTCTACCTATCTTTTacctctcccacttcctcttttGCAGTCAGGTCAATGCTGTATACTCTATCTTTGAAAAGGGATAAAATTGTGTTTTCCTGCTGAAACAGGCTACTTGACACCTAATCTTTTTCACAGATACCTGCTTAGATGTTTTCATTCTGCCTGTATACCCAATGTTCCTTTTCTAGAACTGCCTGCTTATTGTGTTTCCATAATGTACAGTTAGTTCTGCCAGTCACCTCCTATGAGCTACTTGGCCTCTGCTCAACTCATCCCATCAGATGACAGGCAACAGCCCAAGAACCCTATAAAAGTGTTCTATGCCATCTCCTGAGCTTCCCACACAAATATGCAATGCTTGTTCAtgttaaaacaaaactataagcctttttattgttaattttgtttgtgatcAGGATTTCCATTTACCAAACCAAAAATGATCTCAGTGTTGCAGCAAGGAGAAGAACCCtggaaagtagagaaagaaagtCATGGCGACTCCTCTCTTGGTGAGTGGGTGGGCCTGAGATACCCCAGAATCTCTACAAAATCAGAACAGAAGGTAACCTCAGTGACTGGAGACTGCCCTAGAGCAGCGGGTTCTTTAGTAATGGCTGTTAAGGGGGAGGACCAAGgatgagaagataaagaagatagGAAAACTGGGTCAGGAATGTCTATAcaagcaagtttattaagaagtacaGGATCTTATATTCTATTTGTGGTGGGGATGGGAGAGTCAGCGGAAAGCTCTCACACAGTGGGACAATGCCAGCAGGAAGCTAATCAAGCAATGTTGCACAAAGGGAACACAGAATACCTTAAACGAGTGTCACAGGCTGAGCCCACGGCAGCCTTGGGACTGCTAGCCACAGCTCTTTGGTGTTAGAAGAGTTGTGTACTCATGATCTGAAGCTGAAGCTCCCCCAAAGCCCTGCCTGCAGGCTATTACTAACTCTGCCAAGCATGTTCCCTCTCCATACACCAGGGCCTCAGAGAAAGCCTTGGATCAGCCTATTCTCAACAGATTTCTTCAGGTACTTGATCCTCAAGGACCGATAGGAAATGGAAATCCCAAGATCCTAGAGCCTAGCTTCCCCTCCTGTCTCTGGTGACTTTTTAAATGAGTATCTCAAAATCTCTTATTCTTCCTGAGGAGGCTGTGTTTCATGCACAATAATTCAGCATACTTAAGGATATATTGAAAGAAATTCTTTCTGGCTATGCACAGAGtattatagaaagaaaagacaaagagaatgaACTTGGAAGACCTCACGGTGTTTTGGTATAGTTTTGAAAGATTTGGACTGTCCTTTGGATAATAGGAATATCTAAGAAGTTTAAGGAGATTTTTATGATCCTTGATATTTTAGTGGggtgtaattgcctcgacgggtcaccagtctagggttggtaaccgtctggcaggtcagttattccagggtcccggagaggcactatctgtaagataaatgggctaggagagaagaagaaggccatgctacatttgtcagagcctccgtttattagagatggggtataacttatatagggtatggagttggggggtgggcacaggggtctgagctcttgccacgtggttcacgttggtcacgtagccaggaggttaccttcggtcaggtcactgcaggccaagaagtcacaagttgccacacctagttccctaggtagtttggaatgtggggtgggttctgcaaaccgatatctctccagatagctctccatcagcaaatttgggtgtggggtaggctctgtcaatagaacgattcctaacataattaggggtgtgaggttctctgcagactcccctaggatgatggtttctgcaatgattttaggagaaaaatggctcctaacagtggggaaAACAGGTCTGGTgcagaaataaatacacaactAAAGAAGCTCTGACGTATCCCCACTCTGGCTTGTATCACCCTGCTTAAGATGAAAGAACTTAAGATGAAAGTGGACAGAGCTCCAAGACAGGCTGAGGAGTGAAAAGGCTGCTGAGCTCTGTGAAGATGGGGCACTATCTCCGCTCAAGAAAACGTGTTGTTTGCATGAGTGATACCTGTACAGGCAGGGAGCCGTGGAAAGCAGTAGTTACTTTTGGAATGCATCTGTAAAGAGGGACATTATTCTGATGTGTAGTTTCTTTCACAGAGACTGTTAACATTCGTGAAGTCCTTATGTGATTGGAATTCATAAGACTGGCTATTTTGGAAGCATTAGGAGGACAGATGCAAAGTGAGGCCAAGCTAGAGGTGGAAGCTTCCTGGAGCCACTTCAGGAGATGAGTAGGGGATGGAGAGGCTGCTTCAGGAGTGGGGAAGTGAGACGGTGTCTGCTGGGTGAGAGCATAGGATTTTCTGTGGTTTCCAGTTGAAGTACTTGGATAGTTGTTCGCCCATAGGTAGTTGTCTAAGGTAAGACAGATGTAGTTGGGATCCACATGAGAGGTTAAAACCCCTCCTAGACACATGAAAGTGGAATTTGTAGCCTTGAGTTGACTACAGAGGGCAGAATTCCAGGAACGCCATTGCACCATGTTTAAGAGAAAGGAATcagagctgaggaagaaggaatggAAAAGGTGGATGTTTTGGCAGCTGAGTGGAATAAAGGGGACTCCCTGACTTAAGAGCGGGACTCCCAGCTTGGCCCTACCATCTGGCCATGCCCTTATCTAAATAAGCTGGATAGAAGCAAGGCAGCATCAGGCAGGATGGGACCTGGTCCTGCTCTTGTGCAATCCAGTGGGGACAATGAGAGTGAGGATGCCaagcacacacaggacacagaatgACGGTCACTTTAGACATGGGAAGTCTAGTGAGGACTCGGGAGCAAAGACACAAAGCGCTGTGAGAGTGTAGGCCAGGAGCTCCCTGATCATGTGGAGTCCAGTCTAGGAATTGTCTAGTAATGATCAGGAGGGAGCCACTGTTGACCCAGGAGGATGAtaggagaagccaggagacagcAGTCGGACTAGATCCTGCTGCGGCCCATCAAAGGATTTGAGAGTCTTGTACAGGACTGAGGAGTCATAAGCAGCCTGGAGCTGGGCCCAGCCCCCCATTTCCCTTCGGAGAGCAGCCCCCTTAAATGAGCTTTGTTCATTCCAGTTATTTAGCTCTCATACACTATTTTATAAAGtagtattttccatttttccttcttgttAGTATCTTTAGGCATATAGTATTTATTTAGGTATAAATTTAGTCTTAGCTAATCATACCCATcaccagcaatttttttttctttcaggatgCAACAGCATTCTTCAAACCACAAAATCAACTCAAACTAAAGATTCATCATTTCAGGGATTAATGAAGAGACAACTCAAAAGAGACGAGTCCTGGGACTTCACCTCAGGAAATTTCTGCAGATCTGGCAACGgttttaaaaagcagaacaaaaatgaaagcttACAAATAATTCCAGTCACCCATACGAAAATCCTTACTGTAGATAAAAGCCATAAGAATTTTGAATTTGGTCCAAACATCGACCTGAAGTCAGTTGGTAAACGAAAGATTGCTagggaaaaaacacaaagaaatagcctcaagaaaaattcaaattcacTTAATCAACCAAAAATCAAGACTGCAGAGAAACGCTATAAATGTAGTACTTGTGAAAAAGCCTTCATGCACAACTCATCCCTTCGAAAACATCTGAAAAACCATACGGGAGAGAGATTATTTCAATGTAGAGATTGTTTGAAAGCTTTCAGCCAAAGTTCTGCTCTTATTCAACATCAAAGgactcacactggagagaaaccctacataTGTaaagagtgtgggaaagccttcagccaTAGTGCGTCCCTTTGTAAGCACCTAAGAACTCATACTCTGGAGAAGTCTTACACATGCAAAGAATGCGGAAAATCCTTTAGCAGGAGGTCTGGCCTTTTTCTGCATCAAAAAATCCATGCCCGAGAAAATCCTCATAAATATAACCCAGGTAGGAAGGCATCCACTTCCCTTTCAGGATATCAGAGAATCCATTCCAGAAAGAAGACCTACTTGTGTAACGAGTGTGGCAACACCTTTAAGTCTAGCTCATCCCTTCGCTATCACCAGAGAATCCACACCGGAGAGAAACCTTTCAAATGTAGCGAATGTGGCAGAGCCTTCAGTCAGAGCGCTTCACTTATTCaacatgaaagaattcacactggagaaaggCCCTACAGGTGTAATGAATGCGGAAAAGGCTTCACTTCTATCTCAAGACTCAACAGACACCGAATAATTCACACTGGGGAGAAGTTTTATAATTGTAATGAATGTGGCAAAGCCTTAAGTTCCCATTCAACTCTTATTATTCATGAGAGAATTCACACGGGAGAGAAACCATGTAAATGTAAAGTCTGTGGGAAAGCCTTTAGACAGAGTTCAGCTCTGATCCAGCATCAGAGAATGCACACTGGAGAGAGACCTTATAAATGTAATGAGTGTGGGAAGACATTCAGGTGCAATTCTTCCCTCAGTAACCATCAGCGAATTCATACTGGGGAGAAGCCGTACCGATGCCAGGAATGTGGGATGTCATTTGGTCAAAGTGCAGCTCTTATACAGCACCAGAGAattcacacaggagagaaacccttTAAGTGTAACACATGTGGGAAGAGTTTTAGACAGAGCTCCTCCCTTATTGCACACCAGCgaatccacactggagagaagccctatgaatgcaGTGCATGTGGGAAGCTCTTCAGCCAGAGATCCTCCCTTACCAATCACTACAAAATTCATATTGAAGAGGACTCCTTGAACACAGATTTGCATGAGTAAAAGCAATTAACCAAAGTTCCTCAGAATATATACTTCATATTGACTTAATAAATACAATGAATATGAGGAAACTTTCAATTTAGTTCTAGGAGATTAAAATTACAAGGATAAACCTTGGCTATATAATAATTGAgaaagttttccttccttccagtcaCCTTTTAAGAACAGATACTTTAAAGTTACAAACATTGGCACTGACCATTTGTAAGGTAAAAGGAACACTTTTATTTTGtccatataatatataatatgtgcaATATATAAACCCTAGAAAAATCTGAGTTTAGGAGTGCTGTGCTGTTGTTATTAGCAAAAGAAGTATCAGCTATGAGCATATTTACTACAACTAATATTTTAATAGGGAATAACTAaaatacatgcatttttaaaGCAAGGgaccaaacttaaaaaaaaaactacctcaCAATGTctgaaattttccttttcctatgtTATTGTCAAACTGCATGATTttcattaaagagaaagaaaaaactttgTGCTTCTAATTTTCTAACTTCCCTACAAACCTCCCACGCTTAATATTCATATTCTAATTTTGTGCTGtgaattattttccttcattGTCTTGACTCATTAGTTATTAAGCCATGCCCTGAATGGTAGCAGTAAATCTTGTCATAGTTGCGTTGGAACAAACAGGCTAAACTGCCGAAATGAGCTGTGGGAGCTATTAAAGACATCTGACAGAACTGGctcacatgcacaccacacacctgCACCTCCAAACATGCccgccacacacagacacacaaaggacAAAATTGTGTTTTCCAGTGCCAATATATAGACATAATTGATTTTTACATATTTGCCTTATTTAAGTAGCCTAGTTTATGTGTGCATGCGAATTTCTAATAGTGTATTTGTAGATTCTTGGCACTCACAATCATGCTATCTACAaataccattttttcttttaccagtgtcttatttttcttaaaatgtgccACTACCTATatatcattttagtttttcttatctGATGAcagtgtcttttatttattttccttatttaggCCCTGTACAACATGGTgccatacaataaaaataacaatactttCCCATTTAACATACTAGCTTTGTTTGTGGGTGCTTGTTCTGAAACTGACTGAACAGCCCTTGTGCTGAGTTTTCTCATAAAGGAGTAGCATTTAGTTGCATCCACTTTGTGCATTGACTAAACATGACAGTTTTCCTCTTCGTTGTTTTAAGAATACACTGTTTCTGATTCTCTCCACTACCAGGGTCTTAtaacaacccaggctggcctagatgCCAACTATGCAGCtatcttcctgtttcagcctcctaaatgtagtacaggcatgcaccactgcaccCAGCAGTTGTCCTAATTTTGATGGTGTATGggtaaaataaattcttattggCCATGCTGTATCataatatgtgtgtttgtgtgtaagtcAGGTTTCTTCCTTAGTAAGGAGAAGCCCAACTGAAGTAACCAGGATTGTCTTCTATAAACTTAGAGCAGAAAGAaagtaaacttatttttattttatgtatatcagtatttttgcctgcatgtatgtaaatgtaccatgtgtGCAGCTTCCAAGACCATAAGAGGACATCTGAAAacctagaactagaattatagttgtaagctaccatgtaggGGCTGGGAACTGTTGTGGGATAGTCTTATTGTACAATGTACAGATGTATCTCTgccaaggcacctgattggtttaataaggagctgaatggccaatagctaggcaagcgAGGGTAGACAGGGCTTCCAGAGAGAGAAGGATTCTGGGAGGAATCTGAGGTACGGAAAATTCATCAGTGAAACTCTGGGTACGGGGCAGGGAGTCAGACATATAGTgtggaggagaggtaatgagcaacgtggcagaacatagattaatataaacaggttaatttaagttataagaattagctaggaacaagcctaagctaaggatTTTAAGTCTCTGGCTCATTATTTGGGTGCTGGACATCCAAAGAATGTCCAACCACAGGGAAccaaatccagatcctctgcaaaagcagccagtgctctaaccccAGAAAATTTAGCATCCATATCTAGATAGAACAGTAACAACACCTGGACAAGAAGGGGAAacttttgtaactccagttccagagcatctgactCTGTCATAACGTCTACAGGCCTgcatcaggcacacatacacacatgtaggaaaaacattgatacacataaaagtaaagagtactaccaaaaaaaaaaggctcagggTAAAGGATAAGTCACAAAAcagtcccacaccagtttggaattatgattaataaaagggttatttatttaaaggggaaaacttacggatcaccgtcctagacaacagccctctgcacgaCCAGGAAAAGAGTCTCTTAGCTGGAAGAGGAATCcgaagcaaaagagagagagcgcgcgcgcgcgcgcgcgcgcgcgcgcNNNNNNNNNNNNNNNNNNNNNNNNNNNNNNNNNNNNNNNNNNNNNNNNNNNNNNNNNNNNNNNNNNNNNNNNNNNNNNNNNNNNNNNNNNNNNNNNNNNNgcgcgcgcgcgcacacacacacacacacacacacacacacacacacacacacacacacacgggctacTGTTGCTTTTTCAAGCCAacgagaccacacccaagtgggctggcatTGGTTGAAcgagtggaaggagctcctgtAGCACCGGAGGAAGTGTGGATCATTCTAGCTTCCTTAGGAACAGTGGGAGACAGCCTTCCTAGTATAGAGGGTTCCTGATAATGGAAATTAGGAAATTAATGCTTGAAATGAAAGCCTAAGTTAAGCCATTAGATATCTTGAGTGGTATCTGTAGTTTAAAGCTGTAAGACAtgatcatgaaaataaaatggctaATTTGAAGACTGTTTTAGGAAGaacatctaaaaacaaaaagttcaaaGGTTATTTCTGGATTGAAAAATTGCCTCTCACAGAAGTTTGGGAGCCTGAAAAAAGTTCTTTATTAGCAGTAAAAATTCTAGTTCTATTGTTAGAACTGGACAATTGTCCAGATATTTTTCTGTAGTCAGATCTTTTCATTGGGATCACTGGCTACTCAAtaacgacacagagacttattgttaTAAAAGATCAgacaatagcttaggcttgttactaactggATATTACAACATAAGTTAGCCCATATCtcttaatctatgttcttttatgtggctTGGTTACTTTTACTCTGTACTCCCCATGCTGGCAacccactttcttcttcccagagctctctctgcccAGATGTCCATGCTATAccacctgcctagctattggccttttagatttttaataaatcaatcacaatgacatatgtttacacagtgtaaaggaatattccatagcatttcccccttttgtctacataaaaagaaaggttttaactctaacacagtgaaactatatacaataagaacaattattaggTAAGAATTGCATTTATAATGTCCAATCAATTTGCATTTggtaaaatcagagaaaatattttattgtctatCCTATCCtagtgagtctaaagttttgtacctaattttctttttatcccaACTTGTATACCAACCCCAAACTATTTTTTAGAACTCAAAAAaattttagataaacaatttaagcttttatgtctctcaaccttatatacttttgtgagtttttttctaaatttggtaacaaagaaaactatagctatctagtcttcaatccgtatcagagacccaagaaggataaaatattacctgaataaacaggaagtatagtGTAAGCCACTTCTAAatttaagaaatgacagaaatatctggctgcctggacagccaccccaaggttcctctgtaacataggggcatccatctttggcctacaggcctagaatatctgacagacttttctgtgaagcaggaattttgaagggaTGTCCTATCCTGTTTTGTCAAactttggcagtcactttctttatgtctttcttgTCCATTTtcgacagtatactgtcagcagttggggcaagggcagtttcttacccaaatagctagtttttgctgctgtgtaataatttttctgtatgctgtgaatatgtattactctcattggctaataaaaagctgacaggatAGTAGCTATAGCATGAATGctaatttgtattaataaaaagtcagatatgggggttaatgctgaagatcagagaagcagagcaccagtcactagagagttctttggcctctaccagtgctcagactgaaggggcgatcctgCCCTCAGACTtcatctccagactgcatctgtctctaCCAAAACTcggactgcactgagctcctgtctcctcctaccttatattcctctttctgcccagccatatcactcctgtctccagttccccaatgctgggattaaaggtgtaggatcccaggtgctgggatcacctttgtgtgagctctgtttctctttttgatagattcaatctagtgtagcccagggtaaccttgaactaacagagatccctctgcctctgtctcccaaatcctcgGATTAAAGATATGTCCcactactccctggcctctagtgtctTAGCTCTGCATCCTGATCTTCAGCCAAGCTTTAttgttaaaacaaagaaaacatcactAGAGGTAgatgggaaaaccaaactgagaatgatgggaagaaggaggggggagTCAGGAGAGATGCAAGTCAACTGTCCAGGAAACAAGAAatgctagaggacaggtaaagccacaagccatgtagcgatacatagattaatagaaatgggttgatttaaattgtaggaactagttaggaacaagcctgagctattggtcacgGATTTATAATTCGTATAAacttctgtgtggtaatttggggaGTGACTGCTGAGTATTTGGGAATAGGCAATCAGGACAGAAAATGTCCACTTAcattttgccacaaagaaagcaaaatccatatGGAGATTCTTTGaggcccatcatcttctctgaagcagactggtgctgccaggagcagacatgtctcattgtaaTGAAAAGCTGGTGAGGATGTGATTGAACAAGGGGGCCATGTTTCAgtgccagcaagcagcagaacttggcagctgcAAGGTTCTGCTTTTAGAGTTAAGGtcagaagaaaggagttatggaatAAAGGCACAGacgccaggcatgtgtcaggggtgtccctgaatggaggcccaggagaggccattgcatgaaacTATGAATTAAAGCCTGGATTGCCTtagagaacccaagatgttaaaGATGCCAGATCTGCTGCAATTCCTATCAAGTTGCTAACAGGGAGTAAAAACAGCCCAAGAGAAAGGAGAGtgtgcagtcaacaaagctgaacagagttggagatctgaagagcatttttttaaatatttatttatttattatgtatacaactttctgtctgtgtgtatgcctgcaggccagaagagggcaccagaccccattccaGATNNNNNNNNNNNNNNNNNNNNNNNNNNNNNNNNNNNNNNNNNNNNNNNNNNNNNNNNNNNNNNNNNNNNNNNNNNNNNNNNNNNNNNNNNNNNNNNNNNNNccatgtggttgctgggaattgaactcaggacctttggaagagcaggcaatgctcttaacctctgagccatctctctagcccctgaagAGCATT from Microtus ochrogaster isolate Prairie Vole_2 chromosome 7, MicOch1.0, whole genome shotgun sequence encodes:
- the LOC102001445 gene encoding zinc finger protein 354B isoform X1 produces the protein MRRGGSQREVSVTFEDVAVLFTRDEWKKLDHSQRSLYREVMLENYSNLASLGFPFTKPKMISVLQQGEEPWKVEKESHGDSSLGCNSILQTTKSTQTKDSSFQGLMKRQLKRDESWDFTSGNFCRSGNGFKKQNKNESLQIIPVTHTKILTVDKSHKNFEFGPNIDLKSVGKRKIAREKTQRNSLKKNSNSLNQPKIKTAEKRYKCSTCEKAFMHNSSLRKHLKNHTGERLFQCRDCLKAFSQSSALIQHQRTHTGEKPYICKECGKAFSHSASLCKHLRTHTLEKSYTCKECGKSFSRRSGLFLHQKIHARENPHKYNPGRKASTSLSGYQRIHSRKKTYLCNECGNTFKSSSSLRYHQRIHTGEKPFKCSECGRAFSQSASLIQHERIHTGERPYRCNECGKGFTSISRLNRHRIIHTGEKFYNCNECGKALSSHSTLIIHERIHTGEKPCKCKVCGKAFRQSSALIQHQRMHTGERPYKCNECGKTFRCNSSLSNHQRIHTGEKPYRCQECGMSFGQSAALIQHQRIHTGEKPFKCNTCGKSFRQSSSLIAHQRIHTGEKPYECSACGKLFSQRSSLTNHYKIHIEEDSLNTDLHE
- the LOC102001445 gene encoding zinc finger protein 354B isoform X2, whose amino-acid sequence is MQRCNSILQTTKSTQTKDSSFQGLMKRQLKRDESWDFTSGNFCRSGNGFKKQNKNESLQIIPVTHTKILTVDKSHKNFEFGPNIDLKSVGKRKIAREKTQRNSLKKNSNSLNQPKIKTAEKRYKCSTCEKAFMHNSSLRKHLKNHTGERLFQCRDCLKAFSQSSALIQHQRTHTGEKPYICKECGKAFSHSASLCKHLRTHTLEKSYTCKECGKSFSRRSGLFLHQKIHARENPHKYNPGRKASTSLSGYQRIHSRKKTYLCNECGNTFKSSSSLRYHQRIHTGEKPFKCSECGRAFSQSASLIQHERIHTGERPYRCNECGKGFTSISRLNRHRIIHTGEKFYNCNECGKALSSHSTLIIHERIHTGEKPCKCKVCGKAFRQSSALIQHQRMHTGERPYKCNECGKTFRCNSSLSNHQRIHTGEKPYRCQECGMSFGQSAALIQHQRIHTGEKPFKCNTCGKSFRQSSSLIAHQRIHTGEKPYECSACGKLFSQRSSLTNHYKIHIEEDSLNTDLHE
- the LOC102001445 gene encoding zinc finger protein 354B isoform X4, which gives rise to MAPEQREGKSQVSVTFEDVAVLFTRDEWKKLDHSQRSLYREVMLENYSNLASLGFPFTKPKMISVLQQGEEPWKVEKESHGDSSLGCNSILQTTKSTQTKDSSFQGLMKRQLKRDESWDFTSGNFCRSGNGFKKQNKNESLQIIPVTHTKILTVDKSHKNFEFGPNIDLKSVGKRKIAREKTQRNSLKKNSNSLNQPKIKTAEKRYKCSTCEKAFMHNSSLRKHLKNHTGERLFQCRDCLKAFSQSSALIQHQRTHTGEKPYICKECGKAFSHSASLCKHLRTHTLEKSYTCKECGKSFSRRSGLFLHQKIHARENPHKYNPGRKASTSLSGYQRIHSRKKTYLCNECGNTFKSSSSLRYHQRIHTGEKPFKCSECGRAFSQSASLIQHERIHTGERPYRCNECGKGFTSISRLNRHRIIHTGEKFYNCNECGKALSSHSTLIIHERIHTGEKPCKCKVCGKAFRQSSALIQHQRMHTGERPYKCNECGKTFRCNSSLSNHQRIHTGEKPYRCQECGMSFGQSAALIQHQRIHTGEKPFKCNTCGKSFRQSSSLIAHQRIHTGEKPYECSACGKLFSQRSSLTNHYKIHIGKKIYECDACRKTFSQSSSLLKHQRIHTGEKPYQCSVCGKHFIERSSLTVHQRTHTGEKPYTCDDCGKAFSQSMNLTVHRRTHTGEKPYQCKECGKAFRKNSSLVQHERIHTGEKPYKCSDCGKAFTQSMNLTVHQRTHTGEKPYECSECGKAFSQSMHLIVHQRSHTGEKPYECSECGKAFSKSSTLTLHLRNHTGEKPYKCNKCGKSFSQSTYLIEHQRLHSGVKPFECNQCGKAFSKNSSLTQHRRIHTGEKPYECMVCGKHFTGRSSLTVHQVMHTGEKPYECTECGKAFSQSAYLIEHQRIHTGEKPYECDQCGKAFIKNSSLIVHQRIHTGEKPYQCNECGKAFSRSTNLTRHQRTHT